The window GTGCCCAAAGCAGAATTGCTGACTGACTAAGCAAGAAGTTGTAATACCCCAGGCAGTTAGCACAGCGTTGTGTGTTGCAccttatttgtttttcacataCTGAAAGATCTGTTTTGTACAGCCTCATGGTCACTTTCCTGTTAGTATTAGAATGGAACTTAATCATCCTCCCTGGAAGGGAAAGGAATCTTCTATCTGATAACAACCCTACGCTGTTTGTTATTACAATTTCAACAGGCCCTTGGGAAACCAATCTTTGTGTTGgatgtttcttgttttctccccAGCATTGCATAACGGTAGCCAGTGACTGGGCACAAAGTTCCATCctagaagaaaatgcaagatTCTTGCAAAACTGTCCTCTTGTTTACGCTTCAAATATAAATTTTTTACAACCCAAATTTTTGAGGGTATTCAAGAAAACAAGTAGGCagagagtggggaaaaaaagatgcttcTGAATGTTTAaatcacacaaacaaaacagtgaaatgCTGATACTGTGTAGGTCTTTCTCTATATTATTCCAGTATATAGCTAAGCTGTTCTTGGGACAAAATATCAAGGGTTATAACCTTCAAATACTGAACAAGATCGGTGTTTGTCCTGTAGTATACTTCTACTGGCACTGATTACAGCTCTGAATGTTGATTATGTAAAAATCAGTCTGCGTATTGCCTAACATCAGCAGACTGGTCATACCAATTAGGACAAGTGCTGTCTAGTACTAGTAGCATGTTGGTAAGATACAGCTGAATGAAACGAGCAAAAAGAAACCTCCCTGCACCCGTCAAAAAGGGGGTGTGGAAGAAGGCTGGGAACCACATATTTCTAGTATctgatttttcttaaatcttttgTGTCATCTTTTACTTCTCTTCTTACATGCCAGAACACATAAGGAATAACTTTGCTAAAGAAGATGGAGATTACAGACTTTCACATTCTCCTTGcctcaaaattattttgtactttATAGACTCATCTTGTTTTAATCATACTTGTACAAGTTTGAGGCTAATATTAAAGATTGTTTTTTGAGTTGCTGGTGGCTGAGCATGGAGAGGGGTTTGGTTTCATAGTGTATGGCTTTATTGTCATATCTATCTTAGGTGAGGGAATGTTGGTCCTTATACTGCATTTAAAAGAGACAATTGACCAAGGAATTCTTTTGAGATGGTGTTGCCAATTACTACTTTGTCAAAACAACcacattcataattttaaagtgttctgAGCTACCCAACTGCAATTTCCTGCACATATTCATGCACCAGTTATTGCAACCCAATACCAAGTGTTACCAAATCCCAtgcttttcctgtttaaaaaaaaaaaatactgaaaataatattatgTCTCATTTCTTCAAAATTGCAGTGGATCAAAGCTTTTATTTGGAAGTTACTTTTTCTTTATCTAGCTGCTCAGTATAATGCAGCCATCTAAGTTATGCAATTTGCATACTTCTGAAATGTTCTCTCCTATGTACTTAAATTTAACTTCCAAGGTGAtatgaaaaagaagagactgtTAGTTGGTGTGGTAAATGTACAGTTCATATACGACCACATGACCACTTGCTTTCTGTGCTATTCTACTTCAATGTGTTTGTTCTGCTGGGTTTATGCAAGTTTAAACTCATGTAAGTTTAAATGTAAGTTTAAACTCGCCTTGTTAAggtgaggcttttttttttttaagctacttTTGTAATAGCAATGTAGTGGCACTTCTCTGCTAATCAAGCAGCCCATTCTTTTTCAACATGGttataaattatgtttttatctCTACAGTAaccaaaacaattttatttccagGGAAACAACAGTTTCAAAAGCTTCATAATCTTATTTTAAGATTGTGCACAGCTCCCGACGTTAGTGTTATTTCCCAAACAACTTCTGAAGTGTCTTAAAAGGGTGTGggcttttgtttggttttagcTGTATCTTACATATATTACAGTGAGGCACAATCTGATGTGTGTTTGTCTCTACAGCGACCCAGCAATGAAGCAGTTTCTGCTCTACTTGGATGAGTCAAATGCGCTGGGAAAGAAGTTCATCATACAAGACCTGGATGAAACTCATGTCTTTGTTTTAGCTGAGTTGGTTAACTTCCTCCAGGAGAGAGTGGGCGAGCTGATGGACCAGAACTCTTTTCCTATtactcagaaataaaaaggcTGGAGAAATGAGATTACTGCCAGTTTGGGAATAGCGAATTTCAATAACTTGGGTTGTTACTGTTTTAATAGATAAATTGTGGTTAGTAAGTTCTACCTGAAAGTGGCTATTCTAGAAAATtgataattttcaaaatattcttgaattttgtttctcactttgaAAGATTATGGTATCTTTATTAAAATCCATAAAATGATATACTTGAGGTTTTGCATAGAGTGTTTTTTTGATGCatgctttccctttttcctttagGATTATCTTGTTAAATGGTATGACCCAAAAATTAGAGTGGTGTTTCAGTTTTGGAATGCTATATGAACTTTCCTGACAAGTTATATTCCTGTGGAATTGATGAAATCTGGTTGTAGTGTGACTGATAGAATGTAAAGAATATCTGTTAAAGTATCTGTGCTTGATGGAACATCCCTGTAAGTTGAAGGTACGGTCAAAAGAAATCGGATATTGTTTTAACTTAATGAGTTTTATACATCAAACATTTCTGTCAAACATTTTACAGATACCTCATAATAATTGTCTAGTTTTACTACGGCTATGGTTTCTGTGTTCTGGGTTTGGGGAGTTCTGGTGGGAATTTAGGGTTTTGTCAGGTAGAGGCAAAATCTGTTAGCCTGCATCATGACATATGAGTTGTAAACTGATTAGTTCCATCAACAATAGCAAGTGAAAAGGGGAACGTAAATTGGAAACCAGTCCTTTAGATGTCactgcttgtattttttttcactgaagctACTACCTAATCGCAAGAAGCTATGTGAAcaggaaggggaaaataaagaatTCATTGCtctatttacaaaaaaaaaaaaaagattctgttttttttgtttggttggtttttttttttggttcagttGGTATGTTTCTCCTCTGTTGCTTGTTTGATAAAACCTACAAAGAAAACGCCTCATTTTTTTTATGCTGATAGTTTGCATCTGTAACTCACTAATTTAAACACTGGCTTATTCAGTAAGTCAGCTAGTGCATGATGATAAAACCTGCAAAGATTTCTGGCTACAAATATGGCAGATACAGGTTACAGAAACAAGAATAatgcattatattttttctttcttaccctgCTTCCTATTCAGAATATCCAAATGTATTGGATTTATGAATGATCATCTATAATTGAAAGCCTTCTAGGACATTGCTTCAAAAGAAAGTGTGGTTTTCAGAGCTGCTCATCGATGTTGGAGAGATGCCATCTTCCctttcagggaaaaaacaaTTGTAAATAGAATGGCTTTTTTAAGTAAtagtggttgttgttttttttaatctgactCTCACACCATTGCATTTTTGGTTATCCAGTCGATAGCaaggtgtttttcttctttcatatgAGAATTTTGAAGCTTCAGGAGAAAAATTTTGTTAGATGTTTTTGATCAAAAAGCTTTCTAAAGAAGGTTCCGTAAAATtgcatatatttaggcttccatGGAACAATGAATAATCCTGTAGATAATCCTGTAGAATTGAGCTGTTTGTAATTCCTGGAATTGtcattccttccccttctttcccccaCCTCTCTGTACAGAACAATGGATTTGGGTCCAGATTGTTTCCTATTTTACAAGTGAATGCTTCCCCGCTCATGTAGATCAAGAAGCagtttttattgaaataaaaagttgAAAATTGATAGCTATACAAATGAGGAAGTGGTCTTGAAGAGAGAATATGGAGAGTATGAAGAGAGAGTTTATGGTTCCTAAACTCTTTCTTGGAACTACTCAGATACTGACCCCATAACTGTAATTTTGTAGAATGTTCTTTAGGTGCTTATCAATAGTGTGTCTTAACATTTTATGATAATTTAATACAGTTTTTTAAGTGTCTTATCCTTTCTTTGAAATCCTACTTTATTCTCTATCCAGATTTCAATGAAAGGTAACTGACCCTTCTCGTCAAATTACATTGAAAAATAACGTTAGAATTACACCTATTAAACTTGTCTATTTAGCATGGATAGTGCTACAGTTGTATTGTGACTTTTCATTTTGAGTCTGGTAAAGTTGTTGCAGTTCTTGTCTTTTCTCATGGTTAATTGTACAACATTGTTATTGCATATATTTTTAGTTACATTTCCAGCAATAATTGGCATGTGTAATACAGAAGGATAAAAATTCTACCCTGTATAAACATTTATGCCTGCATtcttatacctttttttttttttttttccctgagtaaACAGGTGTAGGATTTTTAACTTCTAAACCTCCcggtgaagaatttcctccttatgtCCAATTTAAACCTAATCTAatcttttactttaaagccattaccccctGGCCTATCACttcactccccctccccagctttcctgtaggccccctttacgtactgaaaggctgctgtaaagtctccccggagccttctcttctccaggctgaacaacctcaacTCCCTTAGCAAGTCTTCTAAATGCTAATTTAACATTTCTATCCATATCTAGTGacgtttttgttttgttttgtgttttgctggtATCCAGCCTAGGGTCAGGCCCTGCCTGAGCCTTGGAAATGGAGCTCAAATGACAGACTTCTTTGTTGCTTCCTGGTGAAGCAGCACACTTTATCTTGATGAGCTTTCACTGCTAGGGGTTGAGGTGGTGCTCAGCATCCTGCCTTCAGTCTGAGTTGAAAGCACCTAGAAAAAGGAATTCGAAAACAAgacttatgaggagcagctgagggaaccgGGATTgcttagtctggagaaaagtaGGCTTAGGGGAGACTTCATTGCTCCccacaactacctgaaaggaggttgtagtggggtgtcagtctcttttctcaggtgtcAAGTGACAAGATGCAAGGAAATGACCTCAGGGTGCACCAGGGGAAGTTTGGATTGGATGGCCAAGCATTCAGACAGGCCgcccagggaagtagtggagtccccatccctgaaggcaTTTACAtgtaagagatgtgtggatgtggcacttaCGGGCATGCTTCATGCTTCAGTGGTGGACTTCGTAGTGTTaaggtgatggttggacttgatgatttttAAGGTGTTTTCCAACCTAAAGGATTCTATGATCTAGCCTAATGGAGGAATAGCACGGTAGGGCTATCACCTAAGGGATGCTTACTTGAACTTCATTTGTTACCTTCTAATTACTTATACTTAGAAGTTATAAAAAACCTTGTAAGTTCacttggttgtgttttttgatGTGAACAGTTGCTTTTGAGTAGTAATTAACTTTAAACAGATTGATCAATATCACTTTCATAAACAGAAATGCAGATTGTAATTAATTTCTTTGCATGGTATGAACACATGAGAccccttttcttccctctaGTGCAACAGTAAGCCAAGGGAGACTAATTGTCCAGTGCagtaatggaggaaaaaaaaatccttaaagaGAATGGATGTAGGCTTAAAGATAAACTGTTAAAAGGAATCTGAGAGAATGCTTCAGCAAATTATTCCATTTTACCTGAGAGAACCCAGCTTGAGGGGCTTTGCAGCTAAGCCAtcagtgttttttattaaaaggtAAGCATCTGAATCCATGTGTAATGGAGAATGATGAGGCTTTTATTTGATTTAATGTGCTTCCATGTATAATGATAGTTTGGTTTTTGTTCCGTGTAGCACAGTGCTAAAAGCCACATGGCTACAATGTGGTGTGCTGTACAAAAATTTATCCAAGCTCtatacattaagaaaaaaatttacaatttttgCAGAATTGCAGGGTATATTCTAAGGCATATCttctgagtctttttttttttttttttaatgcagcataGTGAcagattttactgtttttttttttttctcattcatgTTAACTCTGTGGGGCCACCTCAAGTATGTGAGAATAAACTAGAGAATGTGTTTTATGCATTGACAAGATTGTTTACCGTGACTTGTAGATAATGGGATTTCGTGGCACCATTGAAATAGCTTATTTTAACTTCTCTTAGTTGTCATCATCACCATAAGTGTCCAATTTCAGTCAGCCCCGAGGCTGAGCCTGCAGAAGTAAATCTCTAAAAACCTAATCtaaaaatatattgatataATCTGtacacataaaaatacatacacaatCAGAGGCTGAGAGgtaatttttgcttttccaaaCAGACAATAAGCCattgaagaaaaacagtaagCTTTTTGTAATAAATCTTTTTGCATTTCCCAATTCCAAAGCAGGTTCTGATCTTCTCTCCCCACTGACAAGTTTGTTATCCCACAGATGATCCCATTAAAGGTGGCGGAGTTCACTGTGAAATGAGGCATTACTCAGTGTGGCAGAATTGGGTCTCCCTGTCTGTTCTGTAGTTCAGACTTTGGCAAAGCTGACAAAATTAAGATACAATAAATTGGAGAAGTTTATAATGATAGATGAACAAATTTGCCCCAAATTAAGTCATCTTAAAGACATTATCTTTGGTTTTATGACTTAGAACtgatgaggaaaggaaaaggaatagaCACTCGGATAGAAATAAAATGCGGAgtcttttttcctgtgtaaaagaattaatattttacCCATCTTTGTTTCACATCAGAAGAGGTTCAGGATTGAAGGCTTAACAATTCAAAGGCAGACCAGTAAGGGGAGCTCTTACCAATATTTTGAACTGCTCTTTATAAAATTGCTGCAGCATAGGTAATGGTAGGTCACAGCTTTATTGTGCTCTGAAACATTAATATATTTCGCTCTGCATATGCTTTAAGCTAGAGATGGACAATTTTAACTACAAAGGATCCCACTAGGAAGATATTTATAGCCAGGGAGTTTGGAATGCAGTCCCTAACTCTGAAATTTGTTCGATGTCTAGTTATCTAATGTTTTCTGTCTATGCTTAGGTGCAGAATCCTGCCACGTTATAATAATGTCTGAAAGTTGGTCTTCCTTTCAGACATTACTACTGGTCCAAGTGTCTCTGCACCACTTGCTTGCCTTTGGAGCTGCTCTGTATTAAGTTACATCATTTTTAGCGAGTGTATATCAGAGGAAGACATTGCTGATCCAGTCAGAAGGACCTTCTACgaagttttttttatttcctcacaTACAAAATGCATGTGATTTTAGGgtagctggttttttttttggtgcgcGTACTTACATAAGCTATTTAACCACACTGTATTGCAGTCTGCACTGGGGTTTTCTGTATCCCCAGGGTGTTGCTAGTAGTACATCAGAATGAGGCATGGAACATTTTCCCTGATTTCCCCCCAAAGTAAACAGCTTTATTGAGTTTGGCTTACCTTTATATAcaagtggggggaaaaaaaaaaggtctcttATGTTCCCTAAGAACCAGCAGCAACTACgacaacaaaaactgaaaaacatctaATGATTGAGTTGTAatatgaggaggaaaaaaacaacaaaaactaatatCTTGGACACTAGTGGTTGTATTTTTCATGTAGGAAAAAGTGGTAATTTTCTCTGCCCTGCTTGTATAGCAGTAATAAGCAGATGAATTGCAGAATAGAAACTGACTATAAAATTGCTAttcaataaacatttttaaagtgaaaaaggtAGAGTGTTGCTAGCTCTTAGCTTGTTGTGCCTGAGCAATCTAGGTGTTAGTGACAACAGCAAGTATAAAGTTCCAGgaagaaatgtcattttaaagttAATAGCTGTATTTTACTAAAAGAAAGACTAATAATACATATGCAGGAATGAATTTGAACACATGGAAGAAAATCCACCCAAAACTGAAACACTGACAGGTAATTGATCGCCTGTTTAACTAGTCTCctgggaagaaaacagcaagcaaaatttCTGGATGACTATAGATTGAAGGGGCTGACAGCTAGATCTACAGTTGTTCATTTTTCCATAACAGCAAAGATGGACCCAGTTGTAAATTACAGGGAGTTGGGAATAATGCCTGTCTTTGTAGCAGTGAAGAGATGACTTGCAGACAAGAAAAGTGTT is drawn from Anas platyrhynchos isolate ZD024472 breed Pekin duck chromosome 3, IASCAAS_PekinDuck_T2T, whole genome shotgun sequence and contains these coding sequences:
- the GTF2H5 gene encoding general transcription factor IIH subunit 5, which translates into the protein MVNVLKGVLIECDPAMKQFLLYLDESNALGKKFIIQDLDETHVFVLAELVNFLQERVGELMDQNSFPITQK